Proteins from one Juglans microcarpa x Juglans regia isolate MS1-56 chromosome 6S, Jm3101_v1.0, whole genome shotgun sequence genomic window:
- the LOC121237850 gene encoding cytochrome P450 72A397-like, with amino-acid sequence MFMFNMMEITFSTIVLSIITIVVLRSAWRALRWVWLKPKKLERHLREQGFGGNSYRILFGDLKESSRVINEARSMPMNFTHDIAPRAFPFFHQSLKSFGKNFFIWIGTTPMVNIMNPEQLKDILSKNYSFRKPDANPLAKLLATGLASYDAEKWAKHRRIIKPAFHLEKLKNVLPGFHQSCNDMISKWGSLVSKETGLVELDVWPYLQNLSSDVISRAAFGSSYEEGRMIFELQRELVELAIKSVQSIYIPGWRFLPTKINKRMKEIDRQIQASLKGIINKRENATKVGGAINEDLLGILVESNLKEIQENENNKNIGMSLKDVIEECKLFYFAGQETTSVLLVWTMVLLSKYPNWQARAREEVLQVFGKEKPDLNGLNHLKVVTMIFYEVLRLYPPAVALNRVVHEDTKLGSLSLPAGVQVSVPIILIHHDRELWGDDADEFKPERFSDGVLKATKGQVSFFPFGWGPRICIGQNFAMIEAKMALSIILQRFYFELSPSYTHAPSTLITLQPQYGAHIILHSVK; translated from the exons ATGTTTATGTTCAACATGATGGAAATCACATTTTCCACGATTGTGCTGTCCATTATAACCATTGTGGTACTCAGATCAGCATGGAGAGCGCTGAGATGGGTGTGGCTGAAGCCAAAGAAACTGGAGAGGCATCTGAGAGAGCAAGGTTTTGGTGGCAACTCTTACCGGATTTTGTTTGGAGACTTGAAGGAGAGCTCTCGGGTGATAAATGAAGCCAGATCTATGCCAATGAACTTTACCCATGACATTGCACCACGCGCCTTTCCCTTCTTCCATCAAAGTTTGAAGAGTTTTG GTAAGAACTTCTTTATATGGATTGGCACGACACCAATGGTGAACATTATGAACCCAGAACAATTAAAAGATATACTCTCCAAGAACTACAGCTTTCGAAAACCAGATGCAAATCCACTTGCAAAATTGCTGGCAACCGGACTTGCAAGTTATGATGCTGAGAAATGGGCTAAACATAGAAGGATTATCAAACCAGCATTCCATCTAGAGAAGTTGAAG AATGTGTTACCAGGATTTCATCAGAGTTGCAACGACATGATTAGCAAATGGGGAAGTTTGGTCAGTAAAGAGACTGGCTTGGTGGAGTTGGACGTATGGCCTTATCTACAAAACTTGTCAAGTGATGTGATTTCGCGCGCAGCATTCGGGAGTAGCTATGAAGAAGGGAGAATGATTTTCGAACTCCAAAGAGAGCTAGTAGAGCTTGCAATCAAATCAGTACAGTCTATTTACATTCCAGGATGGAG ATTTCTGCCAACTAAAATTAACAAGAGGATGAAGGAAATTGATAGACAAATACAAGCATCGCTCAAAGGCATTATCAACAAAAGAGAGAATGCAACAAAAGTAGGGGGAGCTATAAATGAGGACTTATTGGGTATACTTGTGGAGTCAAACTtgaaagaaattcaagaaaacgAGAACAATAAGAACATCGGAATGAGTCTTAAGGACGTAATAGAGGAATGCAAACTATTTTACTTTGCCGGGCAAGAGACCACCTCTGTTTTGCTCGTTTGGACAATGGTTCTGCTGAGTAAGTATCCAAATTGGCAAGCACGTGCAAGAGAAGAAGTTTTACAAGTTTTTGGCAAAGAGAAACCAGACCTGAATGGATTAAATCATCTAAAAGTT GTGACcatgatattttatgaggtTCTAAGACTATACCCACCTGCAGTTGCTTTGAATCGAGTCGTTCATGAGGATACAAAACTTGGAAGTTTGTCTTTACCAGCCGGAGTTCAAGTCTCCGTACCGATAATCCTCATCCATCATGATCGTGAACTCTGGGGAGATGATGCAGATGAGTTCAAACCAGAGAGGTTCTCTGATGGAGTCTTGAAGGCCACAAAGGGCCAAGTTTCCTTTTTTCCATTCGGATGGGGACCTCGGATATGCATTGGACAAAACTTTGCTATGATTGAAGCTAAAATGGCTCTCTCAATCATTCTACAACGCTTCTATTTCGAGCTTTCCCCCTCCTATACTCATGCTCCTTCCACTCTTATTACTCTTCAACCACAATATGGCGCTCATATCATTCTGCATTCTGTAAAATAG